In the genome of Streptomyces sp. NBC_00259, the window GAAGGGGCCGGTGCGGGCGGCCGAGAAGAGGACCGTGAGCGTGCGGCGGGCCGCGCCCGCCACCGGGGCCGGCTTGGGGACGAACTCCTTCGCGCCGTACGGGGCGAGGCCCACGTCCGCAGGATGGTCCCGCAGCAGCAGCCAGACGAACGGGACGACGGCGAGCGCGGCGAGCGCGACCGTGACGGCGGCGGGACGCCAGTGGTGCTCCTGGACGATCCATGACAGCAGCGGGAGGAAGATCAGCTGTCCGGAGGCGGCGGCCGCGGTCAGGATGCCGGTGACCAGGCCGCGGCGTTCGGTGAACCAGCGGTTGGTCACCGTCGCCGCGAAGGCCAGCGCCATCGACCCGGTGCCGAGCCCGACGAGCAGTCCCCAGCAGAGCAGCAGCTGCCAGGCCGCCGTCATCCACACCGTCAGGCCCGAGCCGATCGCGATGATCGTCAGCGCGACGGCGACGACCTTGCGGATGCCGTACTTGTCCATCAGCGCGGCGGCGAACGGTGCCGTGAGCCCGTACAGCGCCAGGTTGACGGAGACCGCGAGCCCGATCGTGCCGCGCGACCAGCCGAACTCCGCGTGCAGCGGGTCGATCAACAGCCCGGGCAAGGAACGGAAGGCGGCCGCGCCGATGATCGTCACGAACGCGACGGCGGCGACGAACCAGGCGCGGTGGACACGGCCGGGGCGGCGGGGAAGGCGGGGCGCTTCCTGTGCGGGGGCGGCGGGGACAGCGTTTGTCTGGGTCACGTCACCCAGGATCGGTGCCCCGGCGATCGCCGACGAGTGGCCCGGAGGACAGCATTCGATATGATCGGGCCATGGCCTCCGTGAAGCCGCACCGCGTCGTCGTCCTCGCCCTCGACGGCTGCCTCCCCTTCGAGCTGGGCATTCCCCAGCGCATCTTCGGCCGCGCGGCCGACGCGGCAGGCCGGAAGCTGTACGAGGTGGTCACGTGCTCGGTGCGGCCACCGGGCCCGGTGCGTACGGACGCCGACTTCGCCGTCCTCGTGGAGAACGGCCCGGAGGCGCTGGCGACCGCCGACACCGTGATCGTGCCCGCGTCGTACGAACTCGGCACCGTGTACGAGAAGGGCGTGCTCACCCCCGAACTGACCGCCGCCTTCGCGCTGCTGCGGCCCGGCACCCGGATGGTGTCGATCTGCACCGGCGGGTACGTGCTGGCCGCCGCCGGGTTCCTGGACGGGCGGCCCGCGACGACGCACTGGTCGGCCGCCGCGCACTTCCAGCGGCTGTTCCCGCGGGTCAAGGTCGACGCGGAGGTGCTCTTCATCGACGACGGGGACGTCCTCACGTCCGCCGGGGTGGCCGCGGGCATCGATCTGTCGCTGCACATCGTGCGTCGCGACCACGGCACGGCGG includes:
- a CDS encoding MFS transporter yields the protein MTQTNAVPAAPAQEAPRLPRRPGRVHRAWFVAAVAFVTIIGAAAFRSLPGLLIDPLHAEFGWSRGTIGLAVSVNLALYGLTAPFAAALMDKYGIRKVVAVALTIIAIGSGLTVWMTAAWQLLLCWGLLVGLGTGSMALAFAATVTNRWFTERRGLVTGILTAAAASGQLIFLPLLSWIVQEHHWRPAAVTVALAALAVVPFVWLLLRDHPADVGLAPYGAKEFVPKPAPVAGAARRTLTVLFSAARTGPFWLLAGTFAICGASTNGLVQTHFVPAAHDHGMPITAAASLLAVIGVFDVVGTIASGWFTDRYDARRLLAVYYALRGVSLLFLPMLLAPSVHPPMIFFIVFYGLDWVATVPPTIALCREHYGDESAIVFGWVLASHQVGAAIVAFAGGAARDVFGSYDVVWYASGALCAAAALMALVITRRPAVPAPAAVA
- a CDS encoding GlxA family transcriptional regulator, coding for MASVKPHRVVVLALDGCLPFELGIPQRIFGRAADAAGRKLYEVVTCSVRPPGPVRTDADFAVLVENGPEALATADTVIVPASYELGTVYEKGVLTPELTAAFALLRPGTRMVSICTGGYVLAAAGFLDGRPATTHWSAAAHFQRLFPRVKVDAEVLFIDDGDVLTSAGVAAGIDLSLHIVRRDHGTAVANDVARRTVVPPHRDGGQAQYIRRPVPEPQTATTADARAWALEHLHEPIQLRDLAGQEAMSVRTFTRRFREEVGVSPGQWLAQQRVERARQLLESTELSMDQVARAAGFGTAQSMRQHVLTALGVAPTAYRRAFRATASR